One Chitinophagales bacterium genomic window carries:
- a CDS encoding YtxH domain-containing protein: MKKNSKGMMILLFGVAIGIGIGYVLAIDNKEELIDDFRNSANKIKGDVEDEIVKGKRFISNLKNKVSSLMGDD; the protein is encoded by the coding sequence ATGAAGAAAAATTCAAAAGGGATGATGATCCTGCTGTTTGGTGTAGCTATTGGCATCGGTATCGGCTACGTGCTTGCAATAGATAATAAGGAAGAGCTTATCGATGATTTTCGTAATTCTGCGAATAAAATAAAGGGCGACGTGGAGGATGAGATTGTAAAGGGAAAGCGCTTTATCAGTAATCTAAAGAATAAGGTCTCATCGCTGATGGGCGATGATTAG